From Microbacterium sp. 10M-3C3:
TCCTCGGTGTCGAGCACGGCCGACGGCTCGTCCATGATGATGAGCCGGATGTCGTGCGACAGTGCGCGGGCCATGCTGACGATCTGCTTGTTGGCCGCGCTCAGCTCGCCGACCTCGGTGTGCGGCGAGAGCGACCCGTGGCCGAGCCGCTTGAGCAGATCGCGCGTGCGTGCCGCCGCCTCCGAGCGCCGGCTGAATCCGCCGCGCGCGAGCTCGTGGCCGAGAAAGACGTTCTCGGCGATCGTGAGGCCGTCGACGACGTCGAGCTCCTGGTACATCGTCGCGATGCCGAGGGCCAGCGCCGCCTGCGGGTCGGGGATCTCGACGTCTTCCCCGTTCCAGCGGATGACGCCGTCGTCGGGTCGGTGCGCGCCGGCGAGCATCTTGATGAGCGTCGATTTTCCGGCGCCGTTCTGGCCGAGCACGCAGTGCACCTCGCCCGCCCGCACCTCCAGGTCGACGCCCTTCAGGGCCGCGACCCCCGCGAAGCTCTTGGTCGCGCCGCGCACATCCAGTAATGCCGGCGAGTGGTCATCTTTGATCACGGAGCAGACAATACACATCGCCGGCCCCCTGCGCGACCATCCGCGGTGAAGGATTCGCTCGGAGGCGACTCCGATGCGCAACGTCGTCATCGGCGGAATTCCGCACTCGCCGTCACCGCCGCGGGACTTTCGACGGATCGAAAACAAAAGTTGACCTTTCGCCGACCCGTTCAGTACCGTGACGCTGTCAGCGACGACGAGGCTCCCCGCCCGCATGCGGAGGCAGTCGCTGACTGCATCGCATTCAAGGAGGAAACATGCATTCACTGCGCACTGCGCGCACGCGGGCCCTCGTGGCCGGCGGCGCGGCGCTGGCGGCCATCGCCCTGCTGGCCGGCTGCACCCAGGGGGCCGACGAAGCGGACGTCGTCGACCAGGGCACGACGAGCGAGGAGAACGCCGCCGCGGGCGACACCGTCACCATCGGCTTCTCGGGCCCCGCGGCCGACCACGGCTGGCTGGGCGCGATCAACTCCGGCGCCCTCGCCGCCGCCGAGAGCTTCCCCGACGTCGACCTCAAGGTCGCCGAGGGCACGAACGACGTCAACGCGCAGATCGCCGCCGTCGAGACCTTCATCAACGACGGCGTCGACGCGATCGTCCTGCTGCCCAGCGACGGCGCGGCCTTGACCGAGGTCGCGATCAAGGCCATGGAGGCCGGCATCCCCGTCATCAACGTCGACCGCGAGTTCTCGAGCCCGTTCGCCGCCCGCACGACCGTGCTCGGCGACAACTACGGGATGGGCGTGAGCGCCGGCACCTACATCTGCGAGCAGCTGGACGGCAAGAGCGACGCCGTGGTCGCCGAGATCGCGGGCATCGACTCCCTGCCGCTCACGCAGGACCGCTCGCAGGGCTTCGCCGACGCGCTGGAGGACTGCGGGCTCGAGGTGAGCGCGCGCGTCGCCGCCGACTTCACGGTGCAGGGCGGCGAGTCCGCGGCCTCGCAGCTGCTGTCGGCCAACCCGCAGATCGACGCCATCTGGAACCACGACGACGACCAGGGCATCGGCGTGCTCGCCGCGATCGACGCGGCCGGCCGCGACGAGTTCTTCATGGTCGGCGGCGCCGGCTCGCGCAACGCGATGGAGGCGATCCAGGCCGATGACACGGTGCTGAAGGCGACGGTCATCTACCCGTCGACCCAGGCCGCCGACGGCATCGCGCTCGCCCGCCTCATCGCGCAGCAGAAGACGATGAGCGACATCATCACGCCGAGCGTCGCGAACCGGATCGTGCTGGACGCCCCGGTCGTGACGAAGGACAACGTCGCCGACTTCATCGACCTGGCGTTCGAGTCCTGACACCTCGCGGGGGCGCACGACCCGGGCGCACCACCCCGGGCGGGCGCCCCCGCATCCGTCCTACGAAAGGATCCCCCGTGACCACTCCCCCGCTGCGCGTCGCCATGATCGGCCACGGCTTCATGGGCGCCGCCCACTCGCAAGGCTGGCGCGTCGCGCCCCGCTTCTTCGATCTACCGCGTGCGGTGGAGATGGCGGTGGTGGTCGGGCGCAATGCGCAGGCGGTGGCGGATGCGGCGGCGAAGTGGGGGTGGGCGGAGTCGGCGACGGACTGGCGTGCGGTGATCGCGCGGGACGACATCGATGTCGTGGACATCGTGACGCCGGGTGATTCGCACGCCGAGATCGCGATCGCGGCGCTTCAGGCGGGCAAGCACGTGCTGTGCGAGAAGCCGCTGGCCAACACGGTCGCGGAGGCCGAGGCGATGACCGAGGCCGCCGAGCGTGCCGCGGAGCGCGGCATCCGGAGCATGGTCGGCTTCACCTACCGCCGCGTTCCCGCGGCCACCTTCGCACGCGACCTCGTCGCCGCCGGCCGCATCGGCGACGTGCGCCAGGTGCGCGCCGAGTACCTGCAGGACTGGCTGTCGGATGCCGACGCCCCGCTCACGTGGCGCCTGCAGAAGGATCGCGCCGGGTCGGGTTCGCTCGGCGACATCGGCGCGCACGCGATCGACCTCGCCGAGTACATCACGGGCCTGCACGTCGAGCGTGTCTCGGGCATCCTCGAGACCCTCGTCGCCGAGCGTCCGCTCATGGCGGAGGGCATCGGCCTCTCCGGCACGGCGTCGAGCGAGCGCGGGGCGGTCACGGTCGACGACGTCGCCCTGTTCACGGGGCGTCTCTCGGGCGGCGCGCTCGCGTCGTTCGAGGCGACGCGATTCCGCACCGGGCGCAAGAACGCGCTGCGCGTGGAGGTGTCGGGATCGACCGGCGCCCTGTCGTTCGACCTCGAGCGCATGAACGAGCTCGAGTTCTACGACGCGACGGCGCCCGACACCGAGCTCGGCTTCCGCCGCATCCTGGTCACCGAGCACGACCACCCTTACCTCGCGCCGTGGTGGCCGACCGGTCACATGCTCGGGTACGAGCACGGCTTCAGCCACCAGGTCGTCGACTTCGTCACCGCGATCGCCGACGGCACCCAGCCGCGCCCCTCGTTCGGCGACGGCCTCCACATCCAGCGCGTCCTCGACGCGGTCGAGCGCAGCTCCGAGCACGGCAGCGCGTGGCTCGACGTCGAGTGAACCGCATCCACCCAGAAGGGAATCGCATGTCTCGTCCGATCACGTTGTTCACCGGTCAGTGGGCTGATCTGCCGTTCGAGGAGGTGGCTCGTCTTGCTGGTGAGTGGGGGTATGACGGGTTGGAGATCGCGTGCTGGGGGGATCATCTGGATGTGTCGCGGTGGGATGACGCGGCGTATGTGCAGTCCCGCAAGGACGTCCTGGAGCGCAACGGGTTGGGAGTGTTCGCGATCGCGAACCATCTGACGGGGCAGGCGGTGTGCGATGACCCGATCGATCAGCGTCACCGCGACATCCTCTCGGACCGGGTGTGGGGCGACGGCGACCCGGAGGGGGTGCGGGCGCGGGCGGCGGAGGATCTGAAGGACACCGCCCGGATGGCCGCAGCCTTGGGCGTGTCCACGGTGACCGGGTTCAGTGGGTCGTCGATCTGGAAGTACGTGGCGATGTTCCCGCCCGCCTCGCAGGAGATGATCGACGCCGGGTACGCGGACTTCGCGGAGCGGTGGAATCCGATCCTGGACGTGTTCGAACAGGTCGGGGTGCGGTTCGCGCTCGAGGTGCACCCCTCGGAGATCGCGTACGACTACTGGACCGCCAAGCGCACCCTGGAAGCGATCGGGCACCGGGGCAGTTTCGGGTTCAACTTCGACCCGTCGCACTTCGTGTGGCAGCAGCTGGACTCGGTGGCGTTCGTGCTGGATTTCGCGGAGCACATCTTCCACGTGCACTGCAAGGAGTCCGTCACCAACCTCGACGGCCGCAACGGTGTCCTCGGCTCGCACCTGTCCTGGGACAACCCGCGGCGGGGGTGGACGTTCGTGTCCACCGGGCACGGCGCGGTGCCGTGGGAGCCGATCTTCCGCGCCCTCAACGCGATCGGATACGACGGCCCCACCTCCGTCGAATGGGAGGACGCCGGCATGGACCGCCTCGTCGGCGGCCCCGAAGCCCTCGCCTTCGTCCGCAAACTCGCCCAGATCACCCCACCCCACCAACTCTTCGACGCCGCCTTCAGCTCCAAGTAGCCCGCGGCTCGCGTGAATCGGCGCCTATCCGTGGTCGGGTAGGCGCCGATTCCCGCACGTGGGCACGGGGAAGGGTCAGGCGCGGGCGGGGAAGCGCGCGTCGAGCCACGCGAGGAGGTCGGCGCGCACGTCGGCCTGCGCGACCTCGTTGAAGATCTCGTGCCGCGCGCCGGGGTACACGAGCGTCGTGACGTCGGTGAGTTCCGACCGCGTGCGGTACGCCTCCGCGAGGCGGTGGACGCTCCGCGGTCCGCCGACGGTGTCGTCGCGGCCGACCAGGAGCAGCACGGGCACGTCGTGCCCCGCGGCCTCCGCGAGCCCCCGCCGCGGACGGCCGAAGAGCCGCGCCGACTCGACGAGGCCGAACAGGCGCCGCAGCGGCACGACGGTCGTCAGCGGGTCGTCCACGAACGCCTGCCCGACGGCGGTGTCGCTCGAGAGCCACTGCAGTCCGTGACCGCCTTCGTGCCGCCACGGCTTGTTGAGGTCGCCGGCGTTCAGCGCGCCCGGGACGCGCAGCGCCGAGCCGCTGAGCACGACGGCATCGTAGGCATCCGGATGCCGGTTCAGGAGGATCTGCGCGAGGAACGACCCCCACGAATGCCCGAGGAGGACGAGCGGCAGGTCGGGGTGGGCGGCGCGGATGCGCTCGGTGAGCATCCACACCGCATCGACGGCCGCGCCGTGTCCGCCGGTGCCGAGCCGGCCGAGCTGGGACGCATCTCCGCCGTGCTGGCGCATGCCGGTGCGCCCGTGGCCGCGGTGATCGTCGGCGTACACGGTGTACCCCGCGTCGACGAGAGCCGCGATCAGTGCGCCGTACCGGCCGGCATGTTCGCCGACGCCGTGCAGCAGCTGGACCACCGCGCGCGGCCGCGCCGCTTCGGCGACGTCGTAGACGATGGCGACCCCGTGCGCATCGACGAACTCGGGCATGCCGCGAGTCTAGGGCGCGCGTGCCGGGAGGGGCGGCGCACGTCGCGGCGCCGCCGCCGACTTTCTTTAGCAAAGCTAATGAGCTATGCTAACTATTCGCATGAAGACGTCGACGACTCCCCCCGAATCGCACGAGCTCAGCGCCCACGCCACCGAGATCCGGATGGCGACGTTCCGCCTCGCGCGGCGGCTGCGCGCTCAGCGCGCCGTCGACACGATGAGCGACGGACAGTTCGCGGTGCTCGCCGCCCTGAAGGTGCACGGACCGCACACCCTCGGCGAACTGGCCGAACGCGAGCGCGTCACCGCACCCTCGATGAACCGCACGGTGGGTGCGCTCGAGGAGGCGGGACTGCTTTCGCGCATGCAGGCCGATCACGATCGCCGCAAGGTGACGATCGATCTGACCCCCGCCGGCCTCGACGTCGTCGAGGAGACCGTGCGCCGCCGCGACGCATGGCTCGAGGAGGCGCTCGGCGAGCTGTCGAAGGCCGACCGCGCCCTGCTCGTGCGCGCCGCCGACGTCATGAGGAGGCTGGCCGAGCGATGACCGCGATGTTCCGCTCCTTCGGCGTCTTCAACTACCGCGTGTGGTTCATCGGCGCCCTCATCTCCAACATCGGCCAGTGGATGCAGGCGACCGCGCTCAGCTGGGTCGTGCTCACGCAGCTGACCGACAACGACGCCGCTGCGATGGGCGTGACGATGGCGCTGCAGTTCGCACCCCCGCTCCTGCTCGTGAGCCTCACGGGCTGGGTGGCCGACCGCTTCGACCGCCGGCACCTGCTCTTCGTCACGCAGGGCTCGCTCATGGTGCTCGGCCTCGCTATCGGCGCCCTGATCCTCCTGGGCGTCATGACCCTCCCGCTCATGTACGCCTTCGCGCTCGCGCTCGGGGTCGTCGCGGCCTTCGACAACCCCGCCCGTCAGGCCTTCGTCTCCGACGTCGTCTCACGCGAGATCGCGTCGAACGCGGTGGCGCTGAACTCGGCGTCGTTCAACGGCGCCCGGATGCTGGGACCCGCCGTCGCGGGCGTCGTGATCGTGGTCGTCGGCACCGGCTGGGTCTTCCTCATCAACGCCGCGACCTTCCTCGCGATGATCACCGCGCTGAGCCTCATCCGCACGCACGAGCTCGCGCCCCGCGCGCACAACGCGGGTGCCGCGCGGCTGGCCGACGGCTTCCGCTACGTCGAGCGACGCCCCGATCTCGTCGTGACGTTCGCAATGGTCTTCCTCATGGGCGCCTTCGGCATGAACTTCCCGATCTTCGCGTCGACGATGGCGCTGGAGTTCGGGCAGGAGGCCGACGGCTATGGCCTGCTCAGCTCGATCGTCGCGATCGGGTCGCTCGCCGGTGCCCTGCTCGCCGCCCGCCGCGACCGGGCGCGCATCCGCGTCGTCATCGCCGGCTCGGCGCTGTTCGCGGTGGTCGCGCTCGTCTCGGCCTTCACCCCGACGTACTGGACGTACGCGCTCACCCTCGTCTTCACCGGCTTCGCGGTCGTCACGATGCTCACGACCGCGAACGGCTACGTGCAGACCACGACCGACCCGGCCTTGCGCGGCCGCGTGCTCGCGCTCTATGTCGCGATCCTCATGGGCGGCACGCCGATCGGCGCCCCGATCGTCGGCTGGGTGGCCGCCGAGTTCGGCCCGCGCGTCGCGATCCTCGTCGGCGCGGCGGCCGCGGTCGTCGCCTTCGGCATCGGCGCGACGTGGCTCATCGTGTCGGGCCGGCTGCACCGTCACGCCGAGCGGCGGTTCCGCCTCACGATCGACGAGACGCGGCCGCTCGCCGTGATCCCGCCCGAGGAGTTCTCCGACGAGGTCGCCGGCACGACGCCCGTGCGCGTGCCGCCCCGCGGCCCCGGCTCCATCCGCCACGCGCGCTGACCCGCGGCCCGGCCGAGCCCCGCTGCATCCGTTCGCTCGTCGTATCTCGCGCGGAATCGCCACGGCGCGCACGGTTATACGCCGAGCGAGCGGACGGGGCAAGGCGTGACACCCGGAGATATCGCTAGATAAGCTAGGAATATGC
This genomic window contains:
- a CDS encoding alpha/beta fold hydrolase; amino-acid sequence: MPEFVDAHGVAIVYDVAEAARPRAVVQLLHGVGEHAGRYGALIAALVDAGYTVYADDHRGHGRTGMRQHGGDASQLGRLGTGGHGAAVDAVWMLTERIRAAHPDLPLVLLGHSWGSFLAQILLNRHPDAYDAVVLSGSALRVPGALNAGDLNKPWRHEGGHGLQWLSSDTAVGQAFVDDPLTTVVPLRRLFGLVESARLFGRPRRGLAEAAGHDVPVLLLVGRDDTVGGPRSVHRLAEAYRTRSELTDVTTLVYPGARHEIFNEVAQADVRADLLAWLDARFPARA
- a CDS encoding substrate-binding domain-containing protein, which codes for MHSLRTARTRALVAGGAALAAIALLAGCTQGADEADVVDQGTTSEENAAAGDTVTIGFSGPAADHGWLGAINSGALAAAESFPDVDLKVAEGTNDVNAQIAAVETFINDGVDAIVLLPSDGAALTEVAIKAMEAGIPVINVDREFSSPFAARTTVLGDNYGMGVSAGTYICEQLDGKSDAVVAEIAGIDSLPLTQDRSQGFADALEDCGLEVSARVAADFTVQGGESAASQLLSANPQIDAIWNHDDDQGIGVLAAIDAAGRDEFFMVGGAGSRNAMEAIQADDTVLKATVIYPSTQAADGIALARLIAQQKTMSDIITPSVANRIVLDAPVVTKDNVADFIDLAFES
- a CDS encoding MarR family transcriptional regulator, which codes for MKTSTTPPESHELSAHATEIRMATFRLARRLRAQRAVDTMSDGQFAVLAALKVHGPHTLGELAERERVTAPSMNRTVGALEEAGLLSRMQADHDRRKVTIDLTPAGLDVVEETVRRRDAWLEEALGELSKADRALLVRAADVMRRLAER
- a CDS encoding MFS transporter, whose protein sequence is MTAMFRSFGVFNYRVWFIGALISNIGQWMQATALSWVVLTQLTDNDAAAMGVTMALQFAPPLLLVSLTGWVADRFDRRHLLFVTQGSLMVLGLAIGALILLGVMTLPLMYAFALALGVVAAFDNPARQAFVSDVVSREIASNAVALNSASFNGARMLGPAVAGVVIVVVGTGWVFLINAATFLAMITALSLIRTHELAPRAHNAGAARLADGFRYVERRPDLVVTFAMVFLMGAFGMNFPIFASTMALEFGQEADGYGLLSSIVAIGSLAGALLAARRDRARIRVVIAGSALFAVVALVSAFTPTYWTYALTLVFTGFAVVTMLTTANGYVQTTTDPALRGRVLALYVAILMGGTPIGAPIVGWVAAEFGPRVAILVGAAAAVVAFGIGATWLIVSGRLHRHAERRFRLTIDETRPLAVIPPEEFSDEVAGTTPVRVPPRGPGSIRHAR
- a CDS encoding sugar phosphate isomerase/epimerase family protein — encoded protein: MSRPITLFTGQWADLPFEEVARLAGEWGYDGLEIACWGDHLDVSRWDDAAYVQSRKDVLERNGLGVFAIANHLTGQAVCDDPIDQRHRDILSDRVWGDGDPEGVRARAAEDLKDTARMAAALGVSTVTGFSGSSIWKYVAMFPPASQEMIDAGYADFAERWNPILDVFEQVGVRFALEVHPSEIAYDYWTAKRTLEAIGHRGSFGFNFDPSHFVWQQLDSVAFVLDFAEHIFHVHCKESVTNLDGRNGVLGSHLSWDNPRRGWTFVSTGHGAVPWEPIFRALNAIGYDGPTSVEWEDAGMDRLVGGPEALAFVRKLAQITPPHQLFDAAFSSK
- a CDS encoding Gfo/Idh/MocA family oxidoreductase, with translation MIGHGFMGAAHSQGWRVAPRFFDLPRAVEMAVVVGRNAQAVADAAAKWGWAESATDWRAVIARDDIDVVDIVTPGDSHAEIAIAALQAGKHVLCEKPLANTVAEAEAMTEAAERAAERGIRSMVGFTYRRVPAATFARDLVAAGRIGDVRQVRAEYLQDWLSDADAPLTWRLQKDRAGSGSLGDIGAHAIDLAEYITGLHVERVSGILETLVAERPLMAEGIGLSGTASSERGAVTVDDVALFTGRLSGGALASFEATRFRTGRKNALRVEVSGSTGALSFDLERMNELEFYDATAPDTELGFRRILVTEHDHPYLAPWWPTGHMLGYEHGFSHQVVDFVTAIADGTQPRPSFGDGLHIQRVLDAVERSSEHGSAWLDVE